Proteins from a single region of Desulfosporosinus sp. Sb-LF:
- a CDS encoding sigma 54-interacting transcriptional regulator translates to MKKNYTSFSNLKSVQDYIQSVADAFAAVLDFEVAIVDENLEVIAGTGKYKDQIGVIYGTGSISYQLRCTQKSFLVSDPMKGQLCQNCNLKETCKVLAGLLYPIKLRDKVFGSISLYAFNETQKENLLKDFAKLETFLQHVVELISGKLNEMALYKQSKEVAEQFNTLINSVREGIVAVNYHGKITHLNRSAENLLMVQSNLLNGRRVEEVFSGISMGTLLKMTQPYVEQDVFYKKDQKTLHFMSTITEVKYGEEVGGFVISIRSIGEMRKLAGRVIREERKHTFDGILGQSTAMTDIKKKMCRVATTDSTVLITGESGTGKELFARAIHQESMRKNAPFIAVNCGAIPESLLESELFGYEEGAFTGARRAGKPGKFELANGGTILLDEIGDMPLHLQVKLLRVLQDFTIERVGGIKPLVVDVRIIAATNRNLEEMIQANQFRSDLFYRLSVIPFHIPPLRERKEDLKLLIHCFIQKYNLILEKHIQGYTKEALTKMLEYPWPGNVRELENAFEYSANVCTDSLIDVNYLPDRIIKHATTIPVNQHQERIQSIADLERNALTEALNRFGPGSRAKERAARSLGMSRSTLYRKIKEMDLEDQINAKGLQ, encoded by the coding sequence TTGAAGAAAAATTACACAAGCTTTTCTAATCTTAAGTCAGTGCAAGATTATATCCAAAGCGTAGCAGATGCATTTGCAGCAGTACTTGATTTCGAAGTAGCCATTGTAGATGAGAACCTAGAGGTCATAGCGGGTACTGGAAAGTATAAAGATCAAATTGGAGTTATTTATGGTACAGGATCAATAAGTTATCAGTTGCGATGCACACAGAAGAGTTTCTTAGTATCCGATCCCATGAAAGGTCAGCTGTGTCAGAATTGTAATCTCAAGGAGACCTGCAAGGTATTGGCGGGCCTGTTATACCCAATTAAGCTTAGAGATAAGGTATTTGGTTCAATCTCACTGTACGCATTCAATGAAACGCAAAAAGAAAATCTATTAAAAGATTTCGCTAAACTCGAAACGTTTTTACAGCATGTCGTTGAATTAATATCAGGAAAACTTAATGAAATGGCACTATACAAACAATCAAAGGAGGTGGCTGAACAATTTAATACCTTGATTAATTCTGTACGTGAAGGAATTGTGGCGGTAAATTATCATGGCAAAATAACCCACCTTAATCGCTCAGCTGAAAATCTTCTCATGGTACAATCTAATCTGCTAAATGGAAGACGGGTTGAAGAAGTCTTTTCAGGAATCAGCATGGGTACGCTCCTAAAGATGACTCAACCTTATGTAGAGCAAGATGTATTTTATAAGAAAGATCAAAAAACATTGCATTTCATGAGTACAATTACGGAAGTCAAGTATGGAGAAGAAGTTGGGGGATTCGTAATTTCTATTCGCTCAATCGGAGAAATGCGTAAGTTGGCTGGGCGTGTTATTCGGGAAGAACGCAAGCATACGTTTGATGGTATTCTTGGCCAAAGCACGGCAATGACTGATATTAAAAAGAAAATGTGTAGAGTAGCGACAACGGATTCAACGGTTCTGATCACGGGTGAAAGCGGCACAGGTAAGGAGCTGTTTGCACGTGCGATTCATCAAGAAAGCATGCGGAAGAATGCTCCTTTTATTGCAGTAAATTGCGGAGCTATTCCCGAAAGCCTACTTGAGAGTGAGTTGTTTGGCTATGAAGAAGGAGCATTCACAGGAGCGCGACGTGCTGGTAAACCAGGAAAATTCGAATTGGCCAATGGTGGAACCATATTGCTTGACGAGATCGGTGACATGCCATTACATTTACAAGTCAAACTCTTGCGCGTACTCCAAGACTTTACAATTGAGCGAGTGGGCGGGATCAAACCTTTAGTTGTGGATGTTCGAATTATCGCTGCCACCAATAGGAACTTGGAAGAGATGATACAGGCAAACCAATTCCGAAGCGATTTATTTTATCGCTTAAGTGTTATCCCTTTCCATATTCCACCTTTGAGGGAAAGAAAGGAGGATCTGAAGTTGCTGATTCACTGTTTTATCCAAAAGTACAATTTGATTCTGGAAAAACATATTCAAGGATATACAAAGGAAGCTCTAACGAAAATGCTCGAATACCCTTGGCCGGGCAATGTTCGGGAATTAGAAAATGCATTTGAGTACTCTGCTAACGTCTGCACTGATTCGTTGATTGATGTAAACTATCTACCTGATCGAATTATTAAACATGCTACGACTATACCAGTGAATCAGCACCAAGAGCGTATTCAATCAATCGCGGATTTGGAGAGAAATGCCCTAACTGAGGCTTTAAATAGGTTTGGTCCGGGCAGCCGTGCCAAAGAAAGAGCTGCGAGATCACTAGGAATGAGTCGTTCAACTCTTTATAGAAAAATAAAGGAGATGGATTTAGAGGATCAGATTAATGCGAAAGGACTTCAATAA
- a CDS encoding methyltetrahydrofolate cobalamin methyltransferase: MFIVGELINASRKAIRAAIETQDTVAIQKVAVDQLEAGANYIDVNAGIFVGKEADYLKWLVEIVQEATEGAPCCIDSPDPKAIEKALSVHKGVAMINSISLEKERYKALLPLIAGTEHKVVALCMSDEGMPETTDARLSIADKLINGLVQNNIPMDNIFVDPLVQPVSTKDAFGIEFLEAVEKIMTTYKGVHTMCGLSNISYGLPIRKLLNQSFAVMAIDRGLDGLIINPLDKQMMANIIAAETIAGRDSYCANYLGAYRGGKLE; the protein is encoded by the coding sequence GTGTTTATAGTTGGAGAGTTAATCAATGCGAGCCGCAAGGCTATTCGAGCTGCGATTGAAACACAAGACACAGTGGCAATTCAAAAAGTGGCGGTAGATCAATTAGAAGCGGGGGCCAATTATATCGATGTAAACGCCGGGATTTTTGTAGGTAAAGAGGCCGACTATTTAAAATGGCTTGTAGAAATTGTGCAGGAGGCTACAGAGGGTGCTCCCTGTTGCATCGATAGTCCGGATCCAAAAGCTATTGAAAAAGCGCTTTCCGTACATAAAGGGGTCGCTATGATTAATTCTATCTCTTTAGAAAAAGAACGCTACAAAGCTCTTTTGCCTTTGATCGCTGGTACAGAACACAAAGTTGTAGCTCTGTGCATGAGTGACGAGGGGATGCCTGAAACCACAGATGCTAGGCTCTCCATTGCAGATAAACTTATTAATGGGCTAGTTCAGAATAATATCCCAATGGACAATATTTTTGTCGATCCGCTAGTACAGCCAGTGTCCACGAAAGATGCTTTTGGAATTGAGTTCTTAGAAGCGGTTGAAAAGATTATGACGACCTATAAAGGGGTTCACACCATGTGTGGTTTGTCGAACATTTCTTACGGATTACCCATCCGGAAATTATTGAACCAGTCTTTTGCAGTAATGGCGATTGATCGAGGTTTAGACGGTTTAATCATCAATCCTTTAGATAAGCAAATGATGGCTAATATAATAGCCGCTGAGACCATTGCGGGTCGCGATAGCTATTGTGCTAATTATTTAGGTGCGTACCGAGGCGGCAAATTGGAATAG
- a CDS encoding glycine/betaine/sarcosine/D-proline family reductase selenoprotein B: MSDKFRVVYYVNQFFGQVGGEDKASMPPEYRPETVGPATGFNTLIKGEGEVVGTIICGDNYFNENKQEVMESILNTIKEASPDVFVAGPAFNAGRYGVACAEISIAVSKELNIPVITGMYLENPGLDLCKEIAYVVGTSDSAGGMRKALPIMASLTCKLAKGIEVGPPEVEGYIARGMRKTLFVEKRGSQRAVEMLINRLQGKPFETEMPMPVFDVVSPAAAIKDLSKATIALCTSGGIVPAGNPDHIQSASAQKWGKYNISQINALEAPCYYTTHGGYDPVYANEMPDRVAPLDVLKEFEAEGYIGKVFDWFYTTTGTGTAVGKSVEFGVQIGAELKAAGVDGVILTSTUGTCTRCGATIVKEIERYGIPIVHMATITTISESVGANRIVPTIAIPFPVGNPKLNKENEHTLRRNLVKKAVDALTIEVTKPTHFE, encoded by the coding sequence ATGTCAGATAAATTTAGAGTTGTTTACTACGTAAACCAATTTTTTGGCCAGGTAGGAGGTGAAGATAAAGCGAGTATGCCTCCCGAGTACAGGCCGGAAACGGTCGGCCCCGCTACAGGCTTTAACACGTTGATTAAAGGAGAGGGCGAAGTCGTTGGCACGATTATCTGTGGTGATAATTACTTTAATGAGAACAAACAAGAGGTAATGGAAAGCATTCTAAACACCATTAAAGAAGCTTCTCCGGATGTGTTTGTAGCAGGACCCGCTTTTAATGCTGGTCGGTATGGAGTCGCCTGTGCAGAGATTTCTATAGCCGTTTCTAAAGAACTAAACATCCCGGTAATAACGGGCATGTACTTGGAAAACCCGGGATTAGATCTTTGCAAAGAGATTGCTTACGTAGTCGGTACGAGTGATTCTGCAGGCGGAATGCGCAAGGCATTACCTATAATGGCTTCTCTAACCTGCAAATTAGCCAAAGGAATCGAAGTAGGACCTCCCGAAGTAGAAGGCTACATTGCCCGTGGCATGAGAAAGACTCTCTTCGTGGAAAAAAGAGGCTCACAAAGAGCGGTAGAAATGCTGATTAACCGCCTACAAGGCAAGCCCTTTGAAACGGAAATGCCAATGCCTGTGTTCGACGTGGTTTCACCGGCTGCAGCCATTAAAGATTTAAGCAAGGCAACCATTGCTTTGTGCACTTCGGGTGGCATCGTTCCTGCAGGAAATCCGGATCATATACAGTCAGCCAGTGCTCAAAAATGGGGTAAATACAACATTAGCCAAATTAATGCACTTGAGGCTCCTTGCTATTATACAACCCATGGGGGCTATGACCCAGTCTATGCTAATGAGATGCCTGACCGCGTTGCGCCTTTAGATGTGTTAAAAGAATTTGAGGCTGAAGGATATATTGGAAAGGTCTTCGACTGGTTCTATACGACCACCGGAACGGGAACAGCTGTCGGTAAATCTGTGGAATTTGGGGTACAAATCGGAGCAGAATTAAAAGCTGCAGGGGTAGATGGTGTTATTTTAACCTCAACCTGAGGGACTTGTACTCGTTGCGGCGCAACGATTGTAAAAGAAATCGAACGATATGGTATTCCTATTGTTCACATGGCAACTATTACGACTATTTCTGAGTCAGTCGGCGCAAACAGAATTGTTCCGACGATAGCTATTCCTTTCCCGGTAGGAAATCCAAAACTTAACAAGGAAAATGAGCATACCCTTAGAAGAAACTTAGTTAAAAAGGCTGTGGACGCTTTGACTATTGAAGTTACCAAGCCGACTCATTTTGAGTAA
- a CDS encoding glycine/sarcosine/betaine reductase component B subunit produces MKLEIGRIHINDIQFGNECSISNGVLTVDKMGLIAYLKEDERIKDVILDVAMPGEKVRIIPVKDVIEPRVKIQGGNNGFPGVTEKQAQCGEGRTHVLSGCAVVTVGDVVGFQEGVIDMWGEGAKWTPFSKTNNLTVDIRVVEDLAPHTHEETVRFAGLRAATYIGQAGKDLVPDEVLTFEIGNVFEETAKYPELPKVLYAEMMITQGLLHDTYIYGVNAQTILPSILHPNEELDNAVISGNCVAACDKITTYQHQNNSMILDLYAQHGKTINFMGCIMVPEHTTLAGKLRASDYTVKLAKLFGADAVIVSEEGYGNPDSDLLMICKKCENSGIKTVLMTDECAGRDGMSQPLADTAVEAVAVVSGGNVSHVVTLPPADKIIGNAAAIAVLAGGWEGALLEDGTLMCELNAVIGATSEIGFHNVTCRLY; encoded by the coding sequence ATGAAACTGGAAATTGGGCGGATTCATATTAACGATATCCAGTTCGGTAATGAGTGCTCTATAAGTAATGGCGTCTTGACAGTAGATAAGATGGGCTTGATTGCCTATTTAAAAGAAGACGAACGAATCAAAGACGTCATCCTTGATGTGGCTATGCCGGGAGAAAAAGTAAGGATTATTCCTGTGAAAGACGTGATTGAGCCCAGGGTGAAAATTCAAGGGGGCAATAACGGGTTTCCAGGGGTCACTGAGAAGCAGGCTCAGTGTGGGGAAGGAAGAACCCATGTATTATCGGGTTGTGCTGTGGTAACCGTGGGTGATGTGGTAGGTTTTCAGGAAGGCGTTATTGACATGTGGGGTGAAGGGGCTAAATGGACCCCATTTTCCAAGACGAATAATTTGACGGTGGATATTCGTGTGGTCGAAGATCTCGCTCCGCATACCCATGAAGAAACGGTCCGGTTCGCTGGCTTGCGGGCAGCAACTTATATTGGGCAAGCAGGAAAGGATCTCGTTCCAGATGAGGTATTAACCTTTGAAATTGGTAACGTTTTTGAAGAAACGGCTAAATATCCTGAATTGCCCAAAGTTTTGTATGCTGAGATGATGATTACTCAGGGTTTACTCCATGATACCTATATCTACGGTGTCAACGCCCAGACTATTTTGCCGTCTATACTCCATCCTAATGAAGAATTAGACAATGCTGTTATTAGCGGAAACTGTGTTGCAGCCTGTGATAAAATCACGACTTACCAGCATCAAAACAATTCGATGATCCTTGACCTATATGCACAGCATGGTAAGACCATCAATTTCATGGGATGCATCATGGTTCCCGAACATACGACCCTAGCGGGAAAACTCCGTGCCTCCGACTACACGGTTAAATTGGCGAAACTATTCGGTGCGGATGCAGTCATTGTTTCCGAAGAAGGCTACGGAAATCCTGATTCAGATCTACTAATGATTTGCAAGAAATGTGAAAACTCCGGAATTAAAACAGTCTTGATGACCGACGAGTGTGCAGGAAGAGACGGCATGTCTCAACCCTTAGCAGATACAGCAGTAGAAGCAGTAGCAGTCGTATCGGGTGGAAATGTGAGTCACGTGGTTACCTTGCCTCCTGCTGATAAGATCATTGGAAATGCGGCTGCTATTGCTGTCTTGGCCGGTGGCTGGGAGGGTGCTTTGTTGGAAGATGGTACTTTGATGTGTGAATTGAATGCGGTAATAGGTGCCACTTCGGAAATTGGCTTTCACAATGTGACCTGTAGATTGTATTAA
- a CDS encoding amino acid permease: MEEKPVLNQTSDKTKESHLLKVLGPMHIWALGVGIVLVGEFMGWNFTIAKGGSLGAIIACWVIGILFIALVMINTEIGSVIPEAGGQYAMAKYMLGPLASFNVGLMLVFEYVMLEAADALVVGQILKSLNPDVQALPYIILSLLLLTYLNYRGVYATLTLNFFITAIAFVTIFILLLGTKFYDPATSLLQIKQLTDGLPYGWVGIIAALQFGIWFYLGIEGTALAAEECRSTSRALPVGTMVGLVTLIVGATTTWFVCSGMVGAEKLGKSVFPLYDAALATGKPYIILALFIGTILACLASANGCINDSSRAWFAMSRDTLIPGVFAATHPKYKTPYRAILFLLPISIAFGFTGLLDQVITFSIFSAIMVYVLTAVMMFKFRSMYPLGTIKRGYTAPWHPMPAVILLILAIATLGGMYFGYWVNILSGFLFYILASLWFKFHRYKFVNTTSFIKAGAKSWPRPRGY, from the coding sequence GTGGAAGAAAAGCCTGTACTAAATCAGACAAGTGACAAGACTAAAGAATCGCATCTTCTTAAAGTACTTGGCCCCATGCATATTTGGGCACTTGGAGTAGGGATTGTTTTAGTCGGTGAATTCATGGGATGGAATTTTACGATTGCTAAAGGGGGATCCTTAGGGGCAATTATTGCCTGTTGGGTTATAGGGATACTCTTTATCGCTCTAGTCATGATAAACACTGAAATTGGATCCGTTATTCCTGAAGCGGGTGGTCAATATGCCATGGCAAAATATATGTTGGGTCCACTTGCTTCATTTAACGTCGGGCTCATGCTCGTTTTCGAATACGTGATGCTCGAAGCAGCAGATGCACTCGTGGTAGGGCAGATCCTTAAATCACTGAATCCTGATGTTCAAGCACTACCCTACATCATTTTGAGTTTACTGCTTCTCACCTATTTAAACTATCGAGGAGTATATGCTACGTTGACCTTGAACTTCTTCATTACAGCCATTGCCTTCGTCACGATTTTCATCTTGCTCCTTGGGACAAAATTTTATGATCCCGCTACTAGCCTCCTTCAGATTAAGCAACTTACAGATGGACTGCCCTACGGATGGGTAGGCATCATCGCTGCCTTACAATTCGGAATCTGGTTCTATTTGGGAATTGAAGGGACTGCTTTGGCGGCAGAAGAATGTCGATCCACTAGTCGAGCACTACCTGTAGGAACTATGGTAGGATTAGTCACCCTAATTGTGGGTGCCACTACAACTTGGTTTGTATGTTCTGGTATGGTCGGAGCTGAAAAATTGGGGAAATCTGTATTTCCTTTATATGATGCGGCCTTAGCGACAGGGAAACCTTACATCATTCTAGCCCTCTTTATCGGCACCATTCTAGCCTGCCTTGCTAGTGCAAATGGATGTATTAACGATTCCAGTCGGGCCTGGTTTGCTATGTCCCGAGATACCTTAATTCCTGGAGTCTTTGCCGCAACCCATCCAAAGTATAAAACCCCGTATCGAGCCATCCTTTTCCTGCTACCTATTTCAATAGCCTTTGGCTTTACGGGACTTTTGGACCAAGTCATTACCTTTTCCATATTTTCGGCCATAATGGTATACGTACTAACTGCAGTGATGATGTTTAAGTTCCGATCAATGTATCCGTTAGGGACTATTAAGAGAGGGTATACTGCGCCTTGGCATCCCATGCCAGCTGTTATCTTACTGATTCTGGCCATTGCTACCTTAGGGGGGATGTACTTCGGTTACTGGGTAAACATCCTGTCCGGTTTTCTATTCTATATACTCGCCTCATTGTGGTTTAAATTTCACCGGTATAAATTTGTAAATACTACATCGTTTATTAAGGCTGGTGCTAAAAGTTGGCCTAGACCGCGGGGGTACTAA